One region of Labrus bergylta chromosome 23, fLabBer1.1, whole genome shotgun sequence genomic DNA includes:
- the lsm8 gene encoding LSM8 homolog, U6 small nuclear RNA associated, giving the protein MSTALESYINRTVAIVTSDGRMIVGTLKGFDQTINLILDESHERVFSSSQGVEQVVLGLYIVRGDNVAVIGEIDEETDSTLDLGNIRAEPLNSVVH; this is encoded by the exons ATGTCGACCGCGCTGGAGAGCTACATCAACC GAACTGTGGCCATCGTGACGTCAGACGGAAGGATGatagtg ggcaCGCTGAAGGGCTTCGATCAGACCATCAACCTGATTCTGGATGAGAGTCACGAGCGAGTGTTCAGCTCCAGTCAGGGCGTGGAGCAGGTGGTGCTGGGACTCTACATCGTCAGAGGAGACAACGT agcCGTGATCGGGGAGATCGATGAGGAGACGGACTCCACTCTGGATTTAGGAAACATCCGAGCCGAGCCGCTCAACTCCGTCGTCCACTGA